The stretch of DNA TCGACCACAAGGGTAATGATGgaaaaatcacaaataaatGGGTAAAAAAGGCGGCGGAATATCAAACTCAGCAAACCGTCTCTCATGTTATCGATAAATACAGACCAATGAAGCCCCCAGTAAAACATGTAAAAATGCAAAACAATTCATTGGATGAACGCGAAAAGGTATCAGTGAATGAGTTCGACAAGAAAGAATCGAATACTAGCGATAAAGTGGATGCCAACAAAGATAACGAAGCGAGGCCTGATATTAGTGAAATTCTGGATACAATATCATATGATGTGGAAAGAGGTATTGTAGAAATGACGAGTAACAAAAAAGTCGAGTTAGCAAAGAAGAGTAATAGAAAAGTAATACTAGAAGATTGCATTATTGATGGAAgaaggaaaattgaaaatcaaaatggGTCTGCACTGCTGGACAGAGAGGGCGAAGCATTTGATGATTTGCCAGGTAAACTTGATAAAGATGCTGTTTCTACTGATTCGTTTCAGAACAATCAGAGAcaagaaaaatgttttaaaaaatattcaactaatGTCGCTGTtggtgaaaacaaaaaattggaatttcctGAACTAAGTCCCAACTCAGTAAAAGATCGAGTTAAAAATTATCAAGAAACGATTTACGCGCATGTCAGAAAACCTAAAACATCACCACGAAAAGTCGGGAAATTGTCCCCAGATATGTTAAGTCCAGTCAAAGTTatggattttcaaaaaaaaaatgagcatCACTCAATAATGACTCATCTAGAGTACTTTTAGTACCGAGAAAGAGCATGGAACTGTAGATGATATATACGCATTGGCAAATGGGGAAGATGTAAGAAATGTGTACTCTTTTGCCGATGACATAATTACACTAAAGGCAAATGGAAACGAAGCAAATAGCGACGAAAAATTTCCACATATATACACGGCTGTAAAAGGAGAAAAAATAGCAAAGCGcagaaaaagaatttgaaacGTGTATATCATATCTTTGATCAGCAAAATGAACTTCGAtttatgaatattaaatatgGACAACGACTCCGTGGCTCAAACTCGCAG from Styela clava chromosome 14, kaStyClav1.hap1.2, whole genome shotgun sequence encodes:
- the LOC120340809 gene encoding uncharacterized protein LOC120340809; protein product: MVGISNYTISRLLPVSEDTDGTLPVTWIVIPILLIALIPFAGIFVRIIYKRKREQSSLSSYVQRHYFALNNVSYSMFDHKGNDGKITNKWVKKAAEYQTQQTVSHVIDKYRPMKPPVKHVKMQNNSLDEREKVSVNEFDKKESNTSDKVDANKDNEARPDISEILDTISYDVERGIVEMTSNKKVELAKKSNRKVILEDCIIDGRRKIENQNGSALLDREGEAFDDLPGKLDKDAVSTDSFQNNQRQEKCFKKYSTNVAVGENKKLEFPELSPNSVKDRVKNYQETIYAHVRKPKTSPRKVGKLSPDMLSPVKVMDFQKKNEHHSIMTHLEYF